The Candidatus Methylomirabilis sp. nucleotide sequence CGAGGGCGAGGGTCAGGAGGGAAGGTGAGCGGGATGCGGAACTACGAGGTGATCGTGGTCTACGACCCCGCCCTATCGGAGGAGGCGGTCGAGGGGGAGATCGAGCGCCTGAAGGGACTGATCGGGAGGGAGGGCGGTCAGGTCCAGGATCTGCAGAAGTGGGGAAAGAAGCGGCTGGCCTACGAGATGAAGAAGAAGCGGGAGGGCGTATACGTCCTCTGCCGCTTCACGGCGGCCCCGGCCGCTCTCGTGGAGCTGGAGCGGAACCTGAAGATCAGCGAGCCCGTGCT carries:
- the rpsF gene encoding 30S ribosomal protein S6, giving the protein MRNYEVIVVYDPALSEEAVEGEIERLKGLIGREGGQVQDLQKWGKKRLAYEMKKKREGVYVLCRFTAAPAALVELERNLKISEPVLRYLSVRVEEPRARRAAAPEKAPAAPIAEEAS